In Neorhizobium sp. NCHU2750, a single genomic region encodes these proteins:
- a CDS encoding Ldh family oxidoreductase — MHLKLNEAETLVRSVFEENNVLPTTALSVARALVQSEAAGQSGHGLRRVPAYVRQVRTGKVDGSALPQAVRPRPAVLSIDAAHGFAFPALDLAAEELPAIAHEQGIAFATIGRSHHAGVMALTVERFAEQGLIAMMFANAPAAMAPWGGKSPLFGTNPIAFAVPVAGHTPLVIDLALSKVARGKVMEATQKGTSIPDDWAFDIDGNPTTDAAAALKGTMAPSGGAKGAALALMVEVLSAGLAGANFSYEASSLFDEHGPPPKLGHTIIVIDPDAGNSGGTAHRMADLAAEMAKQDGVRLPGRRGRGLRAEALRNGLKIEEDVVKAIEALR, encoded by the coding sequence ATGCATTTGAAACTCAACGAAGCCGAGACGCTGGTTCGAAGCGTCTTCGAGGAAAATAACGTATTGCCGACAACGGCCTTGTCGGTGGCGCGTGCACTCGTTCAATCCGAAGCAGCCGGCCAGTCGGGCCATGGCCTTCGCCGTGTGCCTGCCTATGTCAGGCAGGTACGCACTGGCAAGGTAGATGGCTCCGCATTGCCGCAGGCAGTTCGCCCTCGTCCAGCCGTTCTGTCGATCGATGCAGCCCATGGCTTTGCCTTTCCCGCACTCGATCTTGCAGCTGAAGAACTACCGGCGATTGCCCATGAACAGGGGATCGCCTTTGCCACGATCGGTCGCTCGCACCATGCCGGCGTCATGGCGCTGACCGTCGAGCGCTTTGCCGAGCAGGGGTTGATTGCGATGATGTTCGCCAACGCTCCCGCTGCCATGGCACCATGGGGTGGGAAGAGCCCGCTGTTCGGCACCAATCCGATCGCCTTCGCCGTTCCGGTCGCCGGCCACACGCCGCTGGTGATCGACCTTGCACTGTCGAAGGTCGCTCGCGGCAAGGTCATGGAAGCAACCCAGAAGGGCACGAGCATTCCAGACGATTGGGCATTCGATATCGATGGCAACCCGACGACCGACGCCGCGGCCGCACTGAAGGGCACGATGGCGCCGTCAGGCGGCGCGAAAGGCGCAGCACTGGCACTGATGGTGGAGGTGTTATCCGCCGGGCTTGCTGGCGCAAATTTTTCCTACGAGGCCAGTTCGCTGTTCGATGAGCACGGACCTCCCCCGAAGCTTGGCCACACGATCATTGTCATCGATCCAGACGCGGGCAATAGCGGAGGCACGGCTCATCGGATGGCCGACCTTGCTGCCGAGATGGCAAAGCAGGATGGCGTAAGGCTTCCCGGGCGCAGAGGGCGCGGTCTACGCGCAGAGGCGCTGAGGAATGGTCTGAAGATCGAGGAAGATGTGGTGAAGGCAATCGAGGCGCTCAGGTAG
- a CDS encoding TIGR02300 family protein, protein MAKAELGTKRTDPDTGKKFYDLNRDPVVSPYTGKAWPLSFFAENSAAIKMEEAAEDEDDVKEVDSESQDVEVVSLEDADGDNNGDDIPDMGDDEDVDIGDDEDDTFLEQEDEDDDDMTGIIGVGGDDDEQ, encoded by the coding sequence GTGGCAAAAGCGGAACTCGGAACCAAACGTACCGACCCGGATACCGGAAAGAAGTTCTACGACCTGAACCGTGACCCGGTCGTCTCCCCCTATACGGGCAAGGCATGGCCGCTGTCTTTCTTCGCTGAAAACAGCGCCGCGATAAAGATGGAAGAGGCCGCGGAAGACGAAGACGACGTCAAGGAAGTAGACAGCGAGAGCCAGGACGTCGAAGTCGTATCCCTGGAAGATGCCGACGGCGACAACAATGGCGACGACATTCCTGACATGGGTGATGACGAAGACGTCGATATCGGCGACGATGAAGATGACACCTTCCTGGAGCAGGAAGATGAAGACGACGACGATATGACCGGCATTATCGGCGTTGGCGGCGACGACGACGAACAGTAA
- the exbD gene encoding TonB system transport protein ExbD, giving the protein MAGGIREHHGEDMQENHEINVTPFIDVMLVLLIIFMVAAPLSTVDVNVDLPASSAKPAQRPDEPLYLTVQSDLTLNLGNDPVPRDQLASRLDTVTGGKKDTRIFLRADKVVDYGQFMEVMNLLRDSGYLKIALVGLETLPAPAGAQPAGAQPAAPAAGAGQ; this is encoded by the coding sequence ATGGCCGGCGGCATTCGCGAACATCACGGCGAAGACATGCAGGAAAATCACGAGATCAACGTAACGCCGTTCATCGACGTCATGCTCGTTCTGCTGATCATCTTCATGGTCGCCGCACCGCTTTCGACGGTCGATGTCAATGTCGACCTTCCGGCGTCGAGCGCCAAGCCCGCGCAGCGCCCGGACGAACCGCTTTACCTCACGGTTCAGTCGGACCTTACGCTCAATCTCGGCAACGACCCGGTGCCGCGCGATCAGCTGGCGAGCCGGCTGGATACGGTGACCGGCGGCAAGAAGGATACCCGAATCTTCCTGCGCGCCGATAAGGTTGTCGACTACGGGCAGTTCATGGAAGTGATGAACCTGCTGCGCGATTCCGGATATCTGAAGATTGCGCTTGTCGGGCTCGAGACATTGCCCGCTCCTGCGGGAGCTCAGCCCGCCGGCGCTCAGCCAGCCGCGCCCGCGGCCGGAGCAGGTCAATGA
- a CDS encoding ribonuclease D — protein sequence MAVIRYHEGDISAEDAARYSDAIAIDTETLGLVPRRDRLCVVQLSPGDGTADVIRIAAGQKQAPNLVGILCDPSRQKIFHYGRFDIAVLFYTFGVTTTPVFCTKIASRLTRTYTDRHGLKDNLRELLEVDISKAQQQTDWAAATLSQAQLEYAASDVLHLHALRDKLTMRLERDGRAELAAACFEFLPTRAKLDLLGWDETDIFAHS from the coding sequence ATGGCCGTGATACGCTACCATGAAGGGGATATTTCTGCGGAAGATGCCGCCCGCTACAGCGACGCAATCGCCATCGATACCGAAACGCTGGGGCTGGTGCCGCGCCGCGACAGGCTCTGCGTCGTGCAACTGTCTCCCGGAGACGGCACGGCGGACGTCATCCGCATTGCCGCCGGGCAGAAACAGGCACCCAATCTGGTCGGGATCCTCTGCGACCCTTCGCGCCAAAAGATATTTCATTACGGGCGTTTCGACATTGCCGTGCTGTTCTACACCTTCGGCGTGACGACGACACCCGTGTTCTGCACCAAGATCGCCTCACGCCTGACGCGAACCTATACCGACCGGCATGGGCTCAAGGATAACCTCCGCGAGTTGCTGGAGGTCGATATTTCGAAGGCACAGCAGCAAACCGACTGGGCAGCCGCGACACTTTCCCAGGCACAGCTGGAATATGCGGCATCAGACGTGCTTCATTTGCATGCCTTGCGGGACAAACTGACGATGCGGCTGGAGCGCGATGGGCGCGCCGAGCTGGCCGCGGCCTGTTTCGAATTCCTGCCGACCCGTGCCAAGCTGGACCTGCTCGGCTGGGACGAAACAGACATTTTTGCCCATAGCTGA
- the rpsA gene encoding 30S ribosomal protein S1 has protein sequence MAVTNPTREDFAALLEESFASNDLAEGYVTKGLVTAIEKDMAVVDVGLKVEGRIALKEFGAKGKDGSLKVGDEVEVYVERIENALGEAVLSREKARREESWVKLEAKFEAGERVEGVIFNQVKGGFTVDLDGAVAFLPRSQVDIRPIRDVTPLMHNPQPFEILKMDKRRGNIVVSRRTVLEESRAEQRSEIVQNLEEGQVVDGVVKNITDYGAFVDLGGIDGLLHVTDMAWRRVNHPSEILSIGQQVKVQIIRINQETHRISLGMKQLESDPWDGIAAKYPIGKKISGTVTNITDYGAFVELEPGIEGLIHISEMSWTKKNVHPGKILSTSQEVDVVVLEVDPSKRRISLGLKQTLENPWQAFAYSHPAGTEVEGEVKNKTEFGLFIGLEGDVDGMVHLSDLDWNRPGEQVIEEYNKGDVVKAVVLDVDVEKERISLGIKQLGKDAVGDAAASGDLRKNAVVSAEVIAVNDGGIEVKLVNHEDLVSFIRRNDLARDRDDQRPERFSVGQVVDARVVNFSKKDRKVMLSIKALEIAEEKEAVAQFGSSDSGASLGDILGAALKNRGNNE, from the coding sequence ATGGCAGTAACTAACCCCACGCGCGAGGACTTTGCAGCCCTCCTCGAGGAATCCTTCGCCTCCAACGATCTGGCAGAAGGCTACGTTACCAAAGGTCTGGTAACGGCAATCGAAAAGGACATGGCAGTTGTCGACGTCGGCCTCAAGGTCGAAGGTCGCATCGCGCTTAAGGAATTCGGTGCCAAGGGCAAGGACGGTTCGCTGAAGGTCGGCGACGAAGTCGAAGTCTATGTCGAGCGCATTGAAAACGCTCTCGGCGAAGCCGTTCTGTCGCGCGAAAAGGCTCGTCGCGAAGAAAGCTGGGTCAAGCTCGAAGCCAAGTTCGAAGCTGGCGAGCGCGTTGAAGGCGTTATCTTCAACCAGGTCAAGGGTGGCTTCACCGTCGATCTCGACGGCGCCGTTGCCTTCCTGCCGCGTTCGCAGGTCGACATCCGTCCGATCCGCGACGTTACCCCGCTCATGCACAACCCGCAGCCCTTCGAAATCCTCAAGATGGACAAGCGTCGCGGCAACATCGTTGTTTCGCGCCGTACGGTTCTCGAAGAGTCGCGTGCCGAGCAGCGTTCTGAAATCGTTCAGAACCTCGAAGAAGGCCAGGTTGTTGACGGCGTCGTCAAGAACATCACCGATTACGGTGCGTTCGTTGACCTCGGCGGCATCGACGGCCTGCTGCACGTCACCGACATGGCATGGCGCCGTGTGAACCATCCGTCGGAAATCCTGTCCATTGGCCAGCAGGTCAAGGTTCAGATCATCCGCATCAACCAGGAAACCCACCGCATCTCGCTCGGCATGAAGCAGCTCGAGTCGGATCCGTGGGATGGCATTGCGGCCAAGTACCCGATCGGCAAGAAGATCTCCGGTACCGTCACCAACATCACCGACTACGGTGCATTCGTAGAGCTGGAGCCGGGCATCGAAGGCCTGATCCACATCTCCGAAATGTCCTGGACCAAGAAGAACGTACACCCCGGCAAGATCCTGTCCACGAGCCAGGAAGTCGACGTCGTCGTTCTCGAAGTCGATCCGTCCAAGCGCCGTATCTCGCTCGGCCTCAAGCAGACGCTGGAAAACCCGTGGCAGGCATTCGCCTACTCGCATCCGGCTGGCACTGAAGTCGAAGGCGAAGTCAAGAACAAGACCGAATTCGGTCTGTTCATCGGCCTCGAAGGCGATGTCGACGGCATGGTTCACCTGTCCGATCTGGACTGGAACCGTCCGGGCGAGCAGGTCATCGAAGAGTACAACAAGGGCGACGTCGTCAAGGCTGTCGTTCTCGATGTTGACGTCGAGAAGGAGCGTATCTCCCTCGGCATCAAGCAGCTCGGCAAGGACGCCGTTGGTGATGCAGCCGCTTCCGGCGACTTGCGCAAGAACGCTGTCGTTTCGGCTGAAGTCATCGCCGTCAACGACGGTGGCATCGAAGTGAAGCTCGTCAACCACGAAGACCTCGTGTCCTTCATCCGCCGCAACGACCTGGCACGCGATCGTGACGATCAGCGTCCGGAGCGTTTCTCGGTTGGTCAGGTCGTCGACGCCCGCGTCGTCAACTTCTCCAAGAAGGACCGCAAGGTCATGCTTTCGATCAAGGCGCTCGAAATCGCCGAAGAGAAGGAAGCAGTTGCTCAGTTCGGTTCGTCTGACTCGGGCGCTTCGCTCGGCGACATCCTGGGCGCAGCCCTGAAGAACCGCGGCAACAACGAGTAA
- the kduD gene encoding 2-dehydro-3-deoxy-D-gluconate 5-dehydrogenase KduD, with the protein MANSFDLTGKTAIVTGANTGLGQAIAVALAEAGAKVALVGRSSMAETEAMIADVGGQGLPISADLATLDPIERIMDETVAWAGGADILINNAGIIRRADALEFTETDWDAVMDLNLKSVFFLSQAFARRLVSAGKGGKIVNIASLLSFQGGIRIPSYTASKSGLAGLTRLLACEWAAKGINVNAIAPGYFSTNNTDALRADPDRNAAILARIPAGHWGQPKEIGGAAVFLSSEASDYVHGTVLPVDGGWLAR; encoded by the coding sequence ATGGCCAATTCGTTCGACCTGACCGGCAAGACGGCAATCGTCACCGGCGCCAATACCGGCCTTGGGCAGGCGATAGCAGTCGCTCTGGCGGAGGCCGGAGCCAAGGTGGCACTGGTCGGACGGTCATCGATGGCCGAGACGGAAGCCATGATTGCCGATGTCGGCGGCCAAGGCCTGCCGATCTCGGCGGATCTTGCTACGCTCGACCCGATCGAGCGCATCATGGACGAGACCGTTGCCTGGGCCGGAGGTGCGGATATCCTTATCAACAATGCCGGCATCATCCGGCGTGCCGATGCGCTGGAGTTCACCGAGACCGACTGGGATGCGGTGATGGACCTCAATCTCAAGAGCGTGTTCTTTCTCTCCCAGGCTTTTGCGCGTCGTCTCGTCTCCGCCGGCAAAGGCGGCAAGATCGTCAATATCGCGTCGCTCCTCTCCTTTCAGGGCGGTATCCGAATTCCGTCCTATACGGCGTCGAAGAGCGGGCTTGCCGGGCTGACGCGGCTGCTCGCCTGCGAGTGGGCGGCCAAGGGCATCAATGTAAACGCCATTGCACCGGGCTATTTCTCGACCAACAATACGGACGCCCTGCGCGCAGACCCTGATCGCAACGCCGCCATTCTGGCCCGCATCCCGGCCGGTCACTGGGGGCAGCCGAAGGAGATCGGCGGGGCGGCGGTCTTTCTATCGTCTGAAGCTTCTGACTATGTCCATGGCACAGTACTGCCGGTCGACGGCGGCTGGCTCGCCCGTTAA
- the exbB gene encoding tonB-system energizer ExbB yields MAQTQEAPAQQPSLQQTQTSEPQTAPTSTAAPTTGRGAPTATVPAAPAPAATVPAASQPPAPVTQGTTPAPAATEPSAAQSPSTVSPSTTPEPAATNQSSPSAVPAPQESVTELAPAEEPKPLTIPHDLSPWGMFMAADWVVKAVMIGLAIASLATWTVWLVKTLELACARARAGNTIKIIRKSRTLAEALDATASRGGPAAYMLRAAAEEMQLSAAALDHVEGDGVKERVGSSLSRIEAFAGRRIARGTGILATIGSTGPFVGLFGTVWGIMNAFIGISETQTTNLAVVAPGIAEALMATAIGLVAAIPAVVIYNVFARSVTGYRQLLADAAAGVERLVSRDLDFRKVPPGGRKPASMSLVAGE; encoded by the coding sequence ATGGCCCAGACCCAGGAAGCTCCGGCGCAACAGCCGAGCTTGCAACAGACGCAGACATCCGAGCCGCAGACCGCCCCCACGTCGACGGCAGCGCCCACGACCGGCCGTGGCGCGCCGACGGCAACCGTGCCCGCGGCGCCCGCCCCTGCAGCAACCGTACCGGCGGCTTCTCAGCCCCCTGCACCGGTAACCCAAGGGACGACGCCCGCTCCTGCGGCAACCGAACCGTCTGCAGCGCAGTCTCCCTCTACCGTTTCACCGTCCACCACGCCCGAGCCGGCTGCCACGAACCAGAGTTCACCCTCTGCTGTCCCTGCACCGCAGGAAAGCGTGACCGAACTCGCGCCGGCCGAAGAGCCGAAGCCGCTGACCATTCCGCATGATCTGTCGCCCTGGGGCATGTTCATGGCTGCCGACTGGGTGGTCAAGGCAGTGATGATCGGGCTTGCGATCGCTTCGCTCGCAACATGGACCGTCTGGCTGGTCAAGACACTTGAACTGGCCTGCGCCCGCGCCCGCGCCGGCAACACCATCAAGATCATCCGTAAATCCCGCACGCTGGCCGAGGCGCTTGATGCCACAGCGAGCCGAGGTGGTCCTGCCGCCTACATGCTCAGAGCTGCGGCGGAAGAGATGCAGCTTTCCGCAGCCGCACTCGATCACGTGGAAGGCGATGGCGTGAAGGAGCGCGTCGGCTCCTCCCTGTCGCGGATCGAAGCCTTTGCTGGGCGTCGGATCGCACGCGGCACGGGCATCCTGGCAACCATCGGCTCCACGGGTCCGTTCGTCGGCTTGTTCGGCACCGTCTGGGGCATCATGAACGCATTCATCGGGATATCCGAGACGCAGACGACCAACCTCGCGGTCGTGGCACCGGGTATCGCCGAAGCGCTTATGGCAACGGCTATCGGTCTCGTCGCCGCCATTCCCGCCGTCGTTATCTACAACGTGTTCGCGCGCTCGGTGACGGGCTATCGCCAACTTCTCGCCGATGCTGCCGCGGGTGTCGAACGGCTGGTCAGCCGCGATCTCGATTTCCGCAAGGTGCCGCCGGGCGGTCGCAAGCCCGCTTCGATGTCGCTCGTCGCCGGAGAATAA
- the aroA gene encoding 3-phosphoshikimate 1-carboxyvinyltransferase, which yields MSHGIALKPARSARSEALKGTIRIPGDKSISHRSFMFGGLASGETRITGLLEGEDVINTGKAMRAMGAKIDKAGAEWIIQGTGNGALLAPEAPLDFGNAGTGCRLTMGLVGVYDFPSTFIGDASLSKRPMGRVLNPLREMGVQVSSTEGDRLPVTLHGPKTPNPITYRVPMASAQVKSAVLLAGLNTPGITTVIEPVMTRDHTEKMLQGFGADLTVDTDAQGVRTIRLVGRGDLKGQIIDVPGDPSSTAFPLVAALLTPGSDVTILNVLMNPTRTGLILTLQEMGADIEVQNARLAGGEDVADLRVRYSELKGVTVPADRAPSMIDEYPVLAVAAAYATGTTTMLGLEELRVKESDRLSAVAEGLKLNGVDCDEGKETLVVRGRPGGKGYGNASGKAVVTHLDHRIAMSFLVLGLASEHAVTVDDASIIATSFPEFMDLMTGLGAKIEQVEGEA from the coding sequence ATGTCGCATGGTATCGCGTTGAAGCCGGCAAGGTCGGCTCGCTCGGAAGCTCTCAAAGGGACGATCCGGATTCCCGGCGACAAATCGATCTCGCATCGCTCCTTCATGTTCGGCGGCCTGGCTTCCGGCGAAACCCGCATCACCGGCCTGCTGGAAGGCGAAGACGTTATCAATACCGGCAAGGCCATGCGCGCCATGGGCGCCAAGATCGACAAGGCCGGCGCCGAGTGGATCATCCAGGGCACCGGCAATGGTGCGCTCCTGGCCCCCGAAGCGCCGCTCGATTTCGGCAATGCCGGCACCGGCTGCCGTCTGACCATGGGTCTGGTCGGCGTCTATGACTTCCCCTCGACCTTCATCGGCGATGCCTCGCTCTCCAAGCGCCCGATGGGCCGTGTGTTGAACCCGCTGCGTGAAATGGGCGTACAGGTCTCGTCGACGGAAGGCGATCGCCTGCCGGTCACGCTGCATGGCCCGAAGACGCCGAACCCGATCACCTACCGCGTGCCGATGGCATCTGCGCAGGTAAAGTCCGCCGTCCTTCTCGCCGGCCTCAATACGCCGGGCATCACCACGGTCATCGAGCCGGTCATGACCCGCGACCATACCGAGAAGATGCTGCAGGGCTTTGGTGCGGATCTGACTGTCGATACAGATGCGCAAGGCGTACGCACCATCCGCCTCGTCGGCCGTGGAGACCTGAAGGGCCAGATCATCGACGTGCCGGGTGATCCATCCTCGACGGCATTCCCGCTGGTTGCAGCCCTTCTGACGCCGGGTTCGGATGTCACCATCCTCAACGTCCTGATGAACCCGACCCGTACCGGCCTTATCCTGACGCTGCAGGAAATGGGTGCCGATATAGAAGTGCAGAACGCGCGCCTTGCCGGTGGCGAGGATGTCGCGGATCTGCGGGTCAGATATTCCGAGTTGAAGGGCGTCACGGTTCCCGCCGATCGTGCACCGTCGATGATCGACGAATATCCGGTTCTGGCCGTTGCCGCCGCCTATGCGACCGGTACCACGACCATGTTGGGCCTCGAAGAACTGCGCGTGAAGGAATCCGACCGCCTTTCCGCCGTAGCCGAGGGCCTGAAGCTCAACGGCGTCGATTGCGACGAGGGCAAGGAAACGCTCGTCGTGCGCGGCCGTCCGGGCGGCAAGGGCTATGGCAATGCCTCCGGCAAGGCCGTCGTCACCCATCTCGATCACCGTATCGCCATGAGCTTCCTCGTTCTCGGCTTGGCTTCCGAACATGCCGTGACGGTCGACGATGCCTCGATCATCGCCACCAGCTTCCCGGAATTCATGGACCTGATGACCGGGCTTGGCGCGAAGATCGAGCAGGTGGAAGGCGAAGCCTGA
- a CDS encoding TonB family protein produces the protein MNPAAPYRGRRIGEVSLWVGAGVVVLSAHLAAAALLMKEDPVTETDSSPPAAIMIELAPEPEATNTDAEQITTDTADSQQVDSKQTEPVEQPQPDPEPEPTPEPVETPPEVVETPPPEPVQEEPTPPEPEIAQPMPEQPPEPVEQPDPIEEQMTAALDNVEVPLPAVRPPPPPEVAKKPEPKKEQVKKVERRKQQQQQAQKETVEAKAQVEQSNRNAATQSATGSIFSQTVSPAQWMTRVRAKIARNARRCPGGDTGVVAVSFSFDGSGNIGRVSVARSSGNSQIDDYVTAAIRRASPIPTPPSGVASTLTQAVECK, from the coding sequence ATGAACCCTGCAGCTCCCTATCGCGGACGGCGGATCGGCGAGGTCTCCCTTTGGGTCGGCGCGGGTGTCGTTGTGCTCTCAGCCCATCTCGCTGCGGCCGCCCTGCTCATGAAGGAAGACCCGGTTACCGAAACGGACAGCTCTCCGCCGGCGGCCATCATGATCGAGCTCGCGCCCGAGCCGGAAGCAACCAATACCGACGCCGAGCAGATCACTACGGACACGGCCGATTCCCAGCAGGTGGACAGCAAGCAGACGGAACCGGTAGAGCAGCCCCAGCCCGACCCGGAACCGGAGCCGACCCCCGAGCCCGTGGAAACGCCGCCGGAAGTGGTCGAGACACCGCCGCCGGAACCGGTTCAGGAAGAACCGACGCCGCCGGAACCGGAAATCGCGCAGCCGATGCCCGAGCAACCGCCGGAGCCTGTCGAGCAGCCCGATCCGATCGAAGAGCAGATGACTGCCGCACTCGACAATGTCGAGGTGCCTTTGCCGGCAGTGCGCCCTCCTCCGCCTCCGGAAGTGGCTAAGAAGCCGGAACCGAAGAAGGAGCAGGTGAAGAAGGTTGAGCGCCGCAAGCAACAGCAGCAACAGGCGCAGAAGGAAACTGTCGAGGCCAAGGCACAGGTCGAGCAGTCCAACCGCAACGCCGCGACCCAGTCGGCAACGGGATCGATCTTCTCGCAGACGGTTTCTCCGGCGCAGTGGATGACCCGGGTCAGGGCCAAGATTGCCCGCAATGCACGACGCTGCCCCGGCGGTGATACGGGCGTGGTGGCCGTCAGCTTCAGCTTCGACGGCAGCGGCAATATCGGCCGGGTATCGGTTGCACGCTCGTCGGGCAATTCGCAGATCGACGATTATGTGACTGCCGCGATCCGGCGCGCCTCGCCGATCCCAACACCGCCATCAGGTGTTGCCAGCACGCTCACCCAGGCCGTAGAGTGCAAGTGA
- the cmk gene encoding (d)CMP kinase, protein MGVVIAIDGPAAAGKGTLSRQIAETYGFHHLDTGLTYRATAKALLDAGLPLDDEAVAEKMAREVELAGLDRDILSAHAIGEAASKIAVMPRVRRALVEAQQAFSKKAPGTVLDGRDIGTVVCPDAPVKLYVTASPEVRAKRRYDEIVGKGAEADYAEIFADVKKRDERDMGRADSPLRPADDAHLLDTSKMGIEAAFQAAKSLIDPILMKNGLTRN, encoded by the coding sequence ATGGGCGTCGTCATCGCCATCGACGGACCGGCGGCAGCGGGCAAGGGCACGCTGTCGCGCCAGATTGCCGAGACCTACGGTTTTCACCACCTCGATACCGGCCTGACCTATCGCGCCACGGCAAAAGCGCTTCTCGACGCCGGCCTGCCGCTGGATGACGAGGCGGTCGCGGAAAAGATGGCGCGCGAGGTCGAACTCGCGGGCCTCGATCGCGATATCCTCTCCGCCCACGCGATTGGCGAGGCGGCCTCGAAGATCGCCGTCATGCCCAGGGTGCGCCGCGCGCTCGTCGAAGCCCAGCAGGCTTTCTCGAAGAAAGCGCCGGGCACCGTTCTCGATGGCCGCGATATCGGTACCGTCGTCTGCCCCGATGCGCCGGTAAAGCTCTATGTCACGGCCTCTCCAGAAGTCCGGGCGAAGCGTCGTTATGACGAGATCGTCGGCAAGGGTGCCGAGGCGGATTATGCCGAAATCTTTGCCGACGTGAAGAAACGCGACGAGCGTGACATGGGCCGCGCCGACAGCCCTTTGAGGCCCGCCGACGACGCGCACTTGCTTGATACGTCCAAAATGGGTATAGAGGCCGCGTTTCAGGCCGCAAAGTCTCTGATTGACCCGATCTTGATGAAGAATGGCCTGACAAGGAATTGA